One window of the Solanum stenotomum isolate F172 chromosome 11, ASM1918654v1, whole genome shotgun sequence genome contains the following:
- the LOC125845975 gene encoding uncharacterized protein LOC125845975: MDRFPKFDMVVESPVLLKMWYNDLTVVHKRVLNKYIGALTELINMVGWPKLIEVLAGYWDNEKMVFRFGTIEITPTIKEIRDEIDTVGTGLERRMRKQENILIPNKPTLEDIVNWLGLRKDYAFWAEGSSIAFMDLYVRFGNASFYANYNQEFRVTYREWDGIRPLAFTVALLGTLVFPHGPSLSINTRVIMLTHTLFHGHMNQGQLKYYPIAPVILSDIYRALGRCKEGHRYFQGCNLLLQWWIMSHLVKRHGTQELHTLDEHNAFKSLIDMLFWADLEKRRTRERWAQIFSKLREENIQWMFDRFISKDVIVRGDRQLVLPLPGIRGIRPYAPIRVLRQFGRRQTTPPEAYYRIYVFDIGNDRVLEASEMLREWKRAVRMKEDTIAADRFNAGYDETYKAWLKRNIQSVSFSVPNIYRSVEDKESKALIELREVRREAQEMHEEFLRKQEEDKYTLDSVTQELESLKSYLGELNLWIGDKKSEMCLEGWEEKGRRSEGYLLMIQYXSG, translated from the coding sequence ATGGATCGATTTCCCAAATTCGACATGGTAGTGGAATCCCCAGTTTTGCTCAAGATGTGGTACAACGACCTCACTGTGGTCCACAAAAGGGTCCTCAACAAATATATAGGGGCCTTAACAGAACTCATCAACATGGTTGGATGGCCCAAACTTATTGAAGTCCTCGCAGGCTATTGGGACAACGAGAAAATGGTGTTCCGATTTGGAACCATAGAAATCACCCCGACAATTAAGGAAATTCGGGACGAAATAGACACAGTCGGTACAGGGCTTGAAAGAAGAATGAGAAAGCAGGAAAACATCTTAATCCCTAACAAGCCTACTCTCGAGGATATCGTGAATTGGCTTGGATTAAGAAAAGATTACGCTTTTTGGGCCGAAGGTTCTAGTATTGCTTTTATGGATCTTTATGTTAGATTTGGGAACGCAAGCTTCTACGCGAATTACAACCAAGAGTTCAGGGTCACTTACAGAGAATGGGATGGGATCAGACCTTTGGCATTCACCGTCGCACTATTGGGCACCTTGGTTTTCCCACACGGCCCGAGCCTCAGTATCAACACCCGGGTGATAATGCTTACACACACGCTATTCCACGGACATATGAACCAAGGGCAACTGAAGTATTATCCTATCGCACCTGTCATCCTTTCCGACATATACCGTGCTCTGGGTAGGTGTAAGGAAGGACATCGTTACTTTCAGGGTTGTAATCTCCTTCTTCAATGGTGGATAATGAGTCACTTGGTAAAGAGACacggaactcaagaactccataCCCTCGATGAGCATAATGCTTTTAAAAGTTTGATTGACATGTTGTTCTGGGCAGacttagaaaaaagaagaaccaGAGAAAGATGGGCTCAAATTTTTTCGAAGTTAAGAGAAGAAAACATCCAGTGGATGTTCGACCGTTTCATCTCGAAAGATGTCATAGTACGGGGCGACAGACAACTTGTGCTTCCTCTGCCAGGTATTCGAGGTATTCGCCCATATGCACCTATCCGGGTTCTGAGGCAGTTCGGAAGAAGACAAACTACACCCCCAGAAGCATACTACCGTATCTATGTGTTCGACATCGGGAATGATAGAGTGCTTGAGGCTTCAGAGATGCTGAGAGAATGGAAAAGAGCAGTGCGAATGAAAGAGGACACCATTGCCGCGGACCGATTTAATGCGGGGTACGATGAAACTTACAAAGCTTGGTTGAAGCGCAATATACAGAGTGTCTCCTTCTCAGTTCCAAACATTTACCGCAGTGTAGAGGACAAAGAATCCAAAGCTTTGATAGAACTAAGAGAGGTAAGAAGAGAAGCCCAGGAAATGCACGAGGAATTTCTCCGAAAGCAAGAAGAGGATAAGTACACCCTCGATAGCGTGACTCAAGAATTAGAAAGCTTGAAAAGCTATTTGGGAGAGCTTAACTTGTGGATTGGAGATAAGAAAAGCGAAATGTGTCTCGAAGGCTGGGAAGAGAAAGGCCGCCGGAGCGAAGGATACTTGCTAATGATTCAATATAGNTCGGGGTAG